CTTCTCGGACGTACATCTCCGGTCGGGCCGTTGCCCGCCCTGGGATGGGAGAAGTGCTACGTCCTCGGGAAGGAGAGCGCCCGCTCCGGAGGCGTGTACCGCATCCGATGCACCGGCGATCACCCCCGAGCGACAAACCACTGACCGCGCGGTCCGCGCAGCCGGTCGGACAGGCCCCGCCCTCGGGCAGGAACCCCCCTGTCCTGGGTCGGCGCGTGTTCCGCCGGCCCGCCCGGTGGGGACCAACTGCCCCCGGCGCCGACTGGCGGTCGAGCTGGCGGGTATTGGACCGAGCGTGGCCGATCGTGGTGCATTCGGGGCCCGTGCACAAGGGGTGTCGTTACTCGCTAGTAACGGCCCGATAACCGACCCGCGACGCGGGGGCACACCCCGGCCACGCAGGGTGGCACGAAAGGGACGCCCGAACCGGAGGAAAACACCGCGCAACCGGGCAGAAGACCCGAGATGATTTACTGCCAGTAACAGCGGCTCATCTGGTCAAGATTTGGTAAAGCGGGGCCCGGGAAAGGCCCGAGTTGTCGCCCGGACGCGAAAACGGCCGCGCCGCCCGGTGGGCGTCACGGCCGTCTTGTCACATAGGAACAAGTCGCGTCTCAATAAGTCGAACCGGAACGGAGCGCATCAGAACAGGACCCGCGCGAGCGCCGTACGGGCCGCGGCGACCCGGGGGTCCTCCGGGCCGATGACCTCGAAAAGCTCCAGCAGCCGCACCCGCACCGCGTCGCGGTCGTCGCCGAACGTGCGGCGGACCGTCTCCACCAACCGTCCGAACGCGTCCTCCACGTGGCCCCCGACGAGATCGAGGTCGGCGCCGTCGATCTGGGCGGCGACGTCGGCCGGGTTCGCGGCGGCCTTCTCCCGCACCTCCTGCGGGTTCATCTTCTGCACCCGGGCCAGGAGTTCGGCCTGCGCGAGGCCCAACTTGGCCTCCGGGTTGCCCGGGTCGTCGGAGAGGACGTTGCGGTACGCCTGCGCCGCGCCCGGGAAGTCGTTGGCGTCCAGGGCCACCGAGGCGGCCTCCAGCAGTGCGTCGTACGGGCCGGCCGGAACCTCGGCGGGGGCCGCGTCGGCGCCCTCGGCGTCGGGGTCGACGTCGATCCCGGTGAGGCCGAAGCGCTCCTCGCCGACCTGGATCAACTGGTCCAGGGTCTCGCGGATCTGGGCCTCGGGCGCGGCTCCCTGGAAGAGCGGGAGGGCCTGGCCCGCGACGACGGCGAAGACCGCCGGGATGCCCTGGATACCGAACTGCTGCATCAGCATCTGGTTGGCGTCGACGTCGACCTTGGCAAGCAGGAAGCGGCCGTTGTAGGCGACGGCCAGCCGCTCCAGCAGGGGGCCGAGCTGCTTGCAGGGCTCGCACCACTCGGCCCAGAAGTCGATGACGACGGGTACTTCGGCGGAGCGCTGGAGGACATCGCGCTCGAAGGAGGCTTCGTCGACGTCGATCACCAGGGCGGACGGCGCGACGGCCCCGGTGCCCCCCTTGCGGGCGGCCTCGGCACGGGCCTGCTCCGCCTTGGCCTTGGCCTCTCCGGCCGCCTTGACAGCGGCGAGGTCGACGACGCCGCTCATGGACATGTTCCTAGGCTGCATACGTACATCCTCCCCCCTGTACCCGCCGTTCCGGAAAGCGATCGGTCAACCGGGTCCTGCCGCCGCCCCGGCCGGTGTGCGGGGCGGGCGGACGGACACGGCTCGGGAGGTACGAACCCCCCGGTCGCGGCGCCGGATTCCTGCCCCCCGGCACCGCCCGGTCGGCACCGGATCCCCATCCGGTGCCCCCACGTGGCTGTCGCTCGTTCGTGGCGCGGGCCAACGGGCCGATGCCCGGGGGTCCTTACGCTACGACCCGTAGCGTAACTGGCGAGCACCCTCCCTGAACAGGACACCTCGGTGATCTGTCTCACCCGCTCCCGGAGCGGGCCGCCGTACCTACTCGCGGGTAAGGTCGCTCCATGCCGAGCAGCAACGACCCCCCGTCCAACCGCCCCGGCCGCCCCCGCAGTGTCGGCGCCGACACCGCGATCCTGGAGGCGACCCGGGCGTCGCTGGTCGAGCTCGGCTGGTCGAAGCTGACGATGGGGGACGTGGCGACGCGCGCCGGGGTCGCCAAGACGACGCTCTACCGCCGGTGGGCCGGCAAGAACGAGCTGGTCGTGGACGCCGTCGCCGTGCTCTTCGACGAACTCGAACTCCCCGACCTCGGCAGCCTCGCCGCCGACGTGCAGGGCGTGGTGCTCCAGTTCGCGGAACTGCTGGAGCGCCCGGAGACCCGGACGGCGCTGATGGCGGTGGTCGCCGAGTCGACGCGCGACGCGGCCCTGCGCACCCGGATACAGGACTCGATCGTCAACCGCCAGAAGCGGCTGGTGGTCCAGGGCCGCCGGCGGGCCCAGGAGCGCGGCGAGCTGCCGCCCGAACCGGACGGCCGGACGGCCTCGCTGGCGGCCGATCTGATCTTCGACGTGATCGCGGGCGCGGTGGTGCACCGGACGCTGGTCAGCGCCGAGCCCGTCGACGCGGACTGGGCCCGGCGCTTCACCTCGCTGCTGCTGTCCGGCCTGGGCGTGGTGGCGTAGCGCCACCGAACCCCCGGAGCCGCTGTGACGGCCCCGCACGCGGTGGCGCAGGAGCCCCGGCGACACCCGTGCGCCGCCTCAGAACCCCGGCGGCTCCGTGTAGACGCCCCACTCCTCGCGCAGCACCCCGCAGATCTCACCGAGGGTCGCCTCGGCGCGGACCGCCTCCAGCATCGGCGGCACCATGTTCGATCCGTCCCGGGCGGCGGCGAGCATCGCGTCCAGCGAGCCGCGCACCTTCGCCTCGTCGCGGGCCGTCCGGCGGGCGCCGAGGGCGCGCACCTGCTCGCGCTCGACCTCGTGGCTGACCCGCAGGATCTCCAGGTCGCCGGTGACCGAGCCGTGGTGGACGTTGACGCCGACGACCCGCTTGTCGCCCTTCTCCAGGGAGCGCTGGTAGGTGAACGCGGAGTCGGCGATCTCCCCGGTGAACCAGCCGTCCTCGATGCCGCGCAGGATGCCCGAGGTGATCGGGCCGACGGGGTGGCGGCCGTCCGGATGGGCGCGCGTGCCGCGCTCCCTGATCCGCTCGAAGATCTTCTCGGCGTCCGCCTCGATCCGGTCGGTGAGCTGTTCGACGTACCAGGACCCGCCGAGCGGGTCGGCCACGTTGGCGACGCCGGTCTCCTCCATCAGCACCTGCTGGGTGCGCAACGCGATCTCGGCGGCCTGCTCGGAGGGGAGGGCGAGCGTCTCGTCGAGGGCGTTGGTGTGCAGCGAGCTGGTGCCGCCGAGGACGGCGGAGAGCGCTTCGACCGCGGTGCGTACGACGTTGTTGTACGGCTGCTGGGCGGTGAGGGAGACTCCGGCGGTCTGGGTGTGGAAGCGGAGCCACTGGGCCTTGTCGGTCTTCGCGCCGTACGTCTCCTTCATCCAGCGGGCCCAGATGCGGCGGGCGGCGCGGAATTTGGCGATCTCCTCGAAGAAGTCGAGGTGGGCGTCGAAGAAGAAGGAGAGACCGGGCGCGAAGGTGTCCACGTCGAGCCCCCGGGAGAGGCCCAGCTCCACGTATCCGAAGCCGTCGGCGAGGGTGTAGGCGAGCTCCTGCGCGGCCGTGGATCCGGCCTCGCGGATGTGGTAGCCGGAGACGGAGAGCGGTTTGTACGCGGGGATGGCGCGGGCGCAGTGCTCCATCAGGTCGCCGATGAGCCGCAGATGGGGTTCGGGCTGGAAGAGCCACTCCTTCTGGGCGATGTACTCCTTGAAGATGTCGGTCTGGAGCGTGCCGTTGAGGACGGCCGGGTCGACGCCCTGGCGTTCGGCGGCGACGAGGTACATGCAGAAGACGGGGACGGCGGGTCCGCTGATCGTCATGGAAGTGGTGACCTCGCCGAGGGGGATGTCCCGGAAGAGGACCTCCATGTCGGCGGCGGAGTCGATGGCGACGCCGCAGTGGCCGACCTCGCCGAGCGAGCGGGGTTCGTCGGAGTCGCGGCCCATCAGGGTCGGCATGTCGAAGGCGACACTGAGCCCGCCGCCGCCCGCGGCGAGGATCATCTTGTACCGCTCGTTGGTCTGCTCGGCGTTGCCGAAGCCGGCGAACTGGCGGATGGTCCAGGTCCGGCCCCGGTAGCCGGTCGCATGGAGTCCCCGGGTGAACGGGTACTCGCCCGGCCAGCCGATCCGCTCGAACCCCTCGTACGTGTCGCCGGGGCGGGGCCCGTACACCGGGTCCACCGGGTCCCCGGACAGGGTGGTGAAGTCCGCGTCGCGTGTGCGGGCCTGGTCGTAACGGGCCTGCCAGCGTCGGCGGCCCTCCTCGATCGCGTCAGCGTCCATACTGTCGAATTTACTAGGACGTCCTACTATCTGTCGATGGCAAACCGCCCGGCACGCGGACGGAGTCCGGTACGGGGCGGTCCGGGTCGTGCGGGCGGGGCGTCAGCCGTTCTTGACGGGGCTGCCCTGTTCGGACCGGTTCGCGGCTGCGGCCGGAGCGGCGCCCTCGATCAGCGGCTCGACCTCGCGGACGACCGTGCGCTCCACGAAGAACGCGGCGGTCGGGATGGTGCCGGCGACGAGCACCCAGAGGAGCTTGCCGACCGGCCACTTCGCCTTGGACCCGAGGTCGAAGGCGAAGAGCAGATAGATGATGTAGAGCACGCCGTGGATCTGGGAGACGACGAGCGTCAGGCCCTCGCCCTTGTCGAATCCGTACTTGAAGACCATGCAGAGGCAGAGGATCAACAACATGACGGCGGTGACGTAGGCCATCACCCGATAGCGGGTCAGCACGCTGCGTTTCATGACATCGAGACTAGCCGGAGCCCGGGGGCGATCTTGCAGCGGGCACACCCCCGCACGCGCGGCCCGCGAGCGGCCCGCGCGCACCCGCTCAGGCGTCCTCGAAGTCCTGGGCCGCGACCCGCAGCGGCCGGAGCATCGCGAAGATCTCCGCGCACTCCTCGGCGTCGTACACGCCCAGCCCGAAGTCCATCGCCATCAGCTCCTCGGTGGCCGCCTCGACCACCTCGCGGCCCTTCTCCGTGATGGAGGCGAGCGTGCCGCGCCCGTCGTTGGGGTTGGGGCGCTTGTCGACCAGGCCCGACCGCACCAGCCGGTCGACGGTGTTGGTGACCGAGGTCGGGTGCACCATCAGGCGCTCGCCGATCTTCGACATCGACAGTTCGCCCTGCTTGGAGAAGGTGAGCAGCACCAGCGCCTCGTACCGGGCGAACGTCAGCCCGTACGGTTTCACCACCGCGTCGACCTCCGCGAGGAGGATCTGCTGAGCCCGCATGATCGAGGTGATCGCCTGCATGGAGGGCACGGGGCCCCAGCGCTGCTGCCAGAGCTCGTCGGCGCGGGCGATGGGATCGAAGGGGAGGCTGAGCGGCTTCGGCACGGCTCCGACCTTACCCACTGGTCACATGGCCGCGAGAGCCGTCTCGGAGTTCGGTACCGAATGCGCGTACGGGGAGGCCCGGCCGGCCGTGAGCGCCCGGACGGGGACGGTTCGCCGGGCACGTGGTTGACGCTGCGG
The DNA window shown above is from Streptomyces sp. NBC_00247 and carries:
- a CDS encoding tetratricopeptide repeat protein; this encodes MQPRNMSMSGVVDLAAVKAAGEAKAKAEQARAEAARKGGTGAVAPSALVIDVDEASFERDVLQRSAEVPVVIDFWAEWCEPCKQLGPLLERLAVAYNGRFLLAKVDVDANQMLMQQFGIQGIPAVFAVVAGQALPLFQGAAPEAQIRETLDQLIQVGEERFGLTGIDVDPDAEGADAAPAEVPAGPYDALLEAASVALDANDFPGAAQAYRNVLSDDPGNPEAKLGLAQAELLARVQKMNPQEVREKAAANPADVAAQIDGADLDLVGGHVEDAFGRLVETVRRTFGDDRDAVRVRLLELFEVIGPEDPRVAAARTALARVLF
- a CDS encoding TetR/AcrR family transcriptional regulator, whose amino-acid sequence is MPSSNDPPSNRPGRPRSVGADTAILEATRASLVELGWSKLTMGDVATRAGVAKTTLYRRWAGKNELVVDAVAVLFDELELPDLGSLAADVQGVVLQFAELLERPETRTALMAVVAESTRDAALRTRIQDSIVNRQKRLVVQGRRRAQERGELPPEPDGRTASLAADLIFDVIAGAVVHRTLVSAEPVDADWARRFTSLLLSGLGVVA
- a CDS encoding acyl-CoA mutase large subunit family protein, which translates into the protein MDADAIEEGRRRWQARYDQARTRDADFTTLSGDPVDPVYGPRPGDTYEGFERIGWPGEYPFTRGLHATGYRGRTWTIRQFAGFGNAEQTNERYKMILAAGGGGLSVAFDMPTLMGRDSDEPRSLGEVGHCGVAIDSAADMEVLFRDIPLGEVTTSMTISGPAVPVFCMYLVAAERQGVDPAVLNGTLQTDIFKEYIAQKEWLFQPEPHLRLIGDLMEHCARAIPAYKPLSVSGYHIREAGSTAAQELAYTLADGFGYVELGLSRGLDVDTFAPGLSFFFDAHLDFFEEIAKFRAARRIWARWMKETYGAKTDKAQWLRFHTQTAGVSLTAQQPYNNVVRTAVEALSAVLGGTSSLHTNALDETLALPSEQAAEIALRTQQVLMEETGVANVADPLGGSWYVEQLTDRIEADAEKIFERIRERGTRAHPDGRHPVGPITSGILRGIEDGWFTGEIADSAFTYQRSLEKGDKRVVGVNVHHGSVTGDLEILRVSHEVEREQVRALGARRTARDEAKVRGSLDAMLAAARDGSNMVPPMLEAVRAEATLGEICGVLREEWGVYTEPPGF
- a CDS encoding DUF3817 domain-containing protein, with product MKRSVLTRYRVMAYVTAVMLLILCLCMVFKYGFDKGEGLTLVVSQIHGVLYIIYLLFAFDLGSKAKWPVGKLLWVLVAGTIPTAAFFVERTVVREVEPLIEGAAPAAAANRSEQGSPVKNG
- a CDS encoding MarR family winged helix-turn-helix transcriptional regulator, whose translation is MPKPLSLPFDPIARADELWQQRWGPVPSMQAITSIMRAQQILLAEVDAVVKPYGLTFARYEALVLLTFSKQGELSMSKIGERLMVHPTSVTNTVDRLVRSGLVDKRPNPNDGRGTLASITEKGREVVEAATEELMAMDFGLGVYDAEECAEIFAMLRPLRVAAQDFEDA